The genomic DNA CATTATGTTGGACATTCAGACATTTGGTTGTGACCTGAGACTCAAACTGCAAAGAAGAAACGATCGGAAGGAACTGAACAACAGACACGATGGGGCCAAAAGGAACGATTGcaaggaaaggaaagaagGATCGAAGATCGGCAGAAATACGATCGGAAAGAAATGAGTGATCAGAACGAAAGGAATGAGCTCTTCGATCGGAAGGAAAGGAACGTTCTCTGCTTTCTTGAAGTTTCATCAAGTCTCAAGGCCGTTAACCAATTTTTTTAATCACTAACAAGTACTACTACTAACAGAAACCAGAAGGAATAAAGGACACATAGGAGCTTCAATTCACCACCACATCACAAGAAACGGATCagagaaataaaaaggaaGAACGCCGTCCCTCTGCGTCTACTTAACATTCTAGCACTGGTCATTCTCCCGGGGTTTACACATGTTAATCGCTGAGGCCGATAGTCGAAGACTCGATAACATTTTTGCAGTTACTCTAACCTATTTGAACAACCAACGATCCTGTGCCGATTATGAAACCGCTAGAGATCTTACACATTGGAAACAATGGAAAAATGGACACCAAACCCGTGGGACGTTTCGCTTTTGGAGATCTAGTTTCGTTAGTTTGTCTATTAGCGGGCCGCGTTGTATAATCGGCCAGCGCTTGTCGGTCTCACAACGCCACCGAAGTACGGAAGGGGGTCTCACTCAACCTTCACCACaaactttccttcctttctttttcactCCGTTACCTACTTCGCTTGATGGCTCCGGTGAACAACAGCGCTCAGATGATTGATAATCTATATCAACGCACAAATTTCGGATTTATGTTGAATTATTTGTCCCGAAAAACTAACTTTGCTAAACAATTACTCTATTTAAGGGACTTTTTGGATACCTTTTTCTATCCTCTATGCACCGGCCCGACGTACACACATTTCCACCCAATGCGTCACGCTCGACTTAAGCTAACGGACCGAAGGAAAGGGCCACGCCTGGGACTTGTTCCACCACCAGACCAGATCCCGATCGCTCCTACgccaatacacacacacacacccggttCAATGTCACCGGGACCAGACCAGTTTCGCTTGTGGTCAATCCCTCCCAGCAGCTACCGCAATGATCTTACACAATCCCGCCTCCCTGCTCCCTTCCCTCCCGCACAATTCCGAAACGAAAGCGAATGTGCGACAGCCAGCAAGCAGCGACACGTGTCTTGAAGGCAAAGGACCAAAGTGCAAAACGGGTTTATCTGTAGGGAAGGCCCTCTCGGAAAGGATGCTCCGACCAATGCGAATACGAAAAGCAATTAGCCGCACACGGTCACGATCACTACGATCGTCACTCAATTTAGGTCACTGTGTCTCTCCCGGTGTTCTTGTGCGATCTTGTGTCAAGATAGAGTATTGGCAGCCTTTCTTTCCCACCTCTccggactggctggctgggctgGAGTGTTGGCCTGGTATCGGTTgcgcaagcacacacacacacacacacacacccccccGGTGGTGTGTCACAAATCAATCTGTGGCGGTTGTGGTTCGGTTCGACGGATCGCGCCATTCGTCCGATGATATGCCACTTATTGTCTATCCGCTGCCATTTGCAAACCCGCGGACTGTGATGGTTTAACCTCCTTTTTTGCAGCTGCATTGAGCCGTTCGGCCCGTTCgatgcacttttgcaatgcatTCGCTCTGCAACGGACATGGTCGCAGAAGAACTCTTCTGGTCGACCACGTGCATCATACGTGGTGGCAATGTGTCGTTGCTCAACCGTCGAGCGCAAACAAAAAGAGTCCACTTGTCCAATTGCATCAGCGTCTAGCTGGGCGGTTGGTGAAATTGCGGACGCGGACAAAGGAATTACAGATGCAAACGGCCGAGAGGGCTCGACTCGTGCCTAATGAGGAGAGGgtcatttttaataatttcaatTACGAGCAGCGGTTGTTGGGTTTCGTTTAGCAATCGGACCACTTCGGACGTTGTAGTGTTAAGAGCAAATTAAAGCTGATCGTACACCTGGACACCTGGTCCTGGTCCATGGCAGAAATTCTGGCGTTGAGCTTCAAAATGCCTGGGTAGTGGTGTtttgagaagaaaaatataaaatttcgCATGATATTGTGCAGATTTGCATGCATTAAAGAATATTTACTCGATCGATCATTTGATGAGCCTGTGTCCTAACGATCTACTCAACTTAGTCCCTCAAGTTTAGTCCCTCAGCGAACAAACTGGAGATCTTAACCCATTACTGCCCAGCATTTGAAATTTTATACGCAAAATATTCCCTGTTGTTAAACTGTTTTAAGTTATTGTCACTCTTCTGCATTATGTTCTCGCACACAAAGTTGGGCATAAATGGATGCGCAAAAGTGATCAtcaaaaattcttcttcttgctcgcCGGTCTTAGTGCATTCGAGTTTCTCAACACCATCTCTTCAGAGGAAACATCTAACTCTAGTCAGAGAGTTACAAAATACAGTacactgaagaaaaaaacctgtgGCTTTTCCGATCGATGCCTTAGGCTAAGAGCCATAATGTCCTTCCAAACAGCCAAATTGATGATCATTTCTATGTCACATCCCAAGCCGTTTCGTTGTTACATAAATTTTTCATTAGCAGGTGATCGATTCATTCATTCTGCCCAGACAGCCTGTCCCGAGAAAGGTTTGAAGTCTTTTTGTACGAGCGAATCACCATTTTGAGATCAATTATACCCATCAACATTTAATCTATTAGAATTAGAATTCATCAGCAAATATGCTGATATAAGACCATCGTCAAATCCAGTAAAACCTCGAGTAAAACCGGGTGTTCTATGCTCTCCTGGCACGGGCCACATAAAAAGGCAATACGATATGCAGTTCGTAAGTTACCTTGGAGAGATTCCAGGCATATCAATCATATCGGTATCTTCATCTTGGCCTGCAAAAATTAAATACTAAGAGAAAGATTGGGCAAGCATTTATTGTTGCACGCCTCTTCCATCGAACTAGCACTTCCGAGCTAGACATAGGACACTCCTCCTTTCTAACGATTTATCGCGTAGTTAAATGATCGCCGATCATCTCTTGCATTGCAAGAAACGGAGATCACTAGTGCAAGCGCCATTCAGTTTTGATAACGCTATTCAAAAGCTCATTcggaaaacggaaagaaacgGTTTTGTTTAATGAAGTCCACCGTCGAAATTTATCTCGCCAGTCTTTTAATGTCTAAGCTTGGTAACGTCCACTAGCGTCGGTCCGCTGCAAGCAAGATCCAGCGATCTGGTGTCCTTCACCAGAGTTGCTGAACTCCGAGCGACAAGATTTATGCTTCACCTTTTTGAGtttctttttgcattttaaaaattcaaacttCAAGATTATAAAAGCCACAGCCAGTTTATAACACAAACCTCCAAAAATAGTTGCAGCTGGAGACAAAGCAATAATTTGCCAGGATGCACGATCGTTCTTTCGCAGTTCGATTTTTCCGTCCTGTTCTGTGATGAGGTTTTGCAACAAAAGTTCAACtgctcagaaaaaaaaacaagctgtACTCATCCAATGGCACTCTGACAAGTCCTGCTAGAATCTACCCTGGCAAACGGGTAAAAGTATTTTTACCTCTGACCGGTTCTGCCGGGGCCAACCATCTTCTTCCTCGTCTTCATAGCATTTAACAACACATCGTTAAAGGAAAGACACGTTAAAACTGGGTATTTTCTCGtgatcgtcgtcgttgtcgtcaaattaattttcttaaaCTTTCTGTTCATTCTTTTCCCGAAAGAGCACAGTTCCTTGGTTCATTTTCTTTGCCCGAAGCTTTGGCAGAGCATCGAACTAACCTTCCCCATTGCGGTGGGGCTAACTAAGCAGGAGTCGCGAGCAACACCAGTTTCACAATTTGTAATGTAATGTAGCGATAGAACAATACATTTAAAATTTGCTGTGAGGTATTTCCATACGTGGTGCTGAAACGATTTCAAAAGATTTCAATGGCAGCGGAGAATACGAACGCGCCCCTAATCTGATTGTCATCGAAAGATGGCACGCAATCTTATCAGCCAAATCCGGTTCACCGTTACACGCAATCCTATCAGCGCGCGAAGAACGCAATACATTCCTTCCTGCCACTTCCGGGGTGAACGAATGGGCCAAGCTACATATTACCATAAACCATAAACACACGTGACCCCCAGGTACCTCAAGGATTGGCGCGGACATCAAACGGTGTGGGCGAACGTGGGCCCAAAGAACAGCTGCAACGCAAACCTTGGCGCAAACGTTAATCCGTTCGTGGAAATACGGACCGTATCGGTATCGGTTGTGGTATCGTCGCACATTCTTCACGCCAATATGTATATCTATCTTACAGACAAAAACTACACGTTGCGCTTACATGCTTGACGAACCGGTTCCCACAAATGGATGGGGCCTATCTGCTGCTGAATCCGCTGATGccgctgctgcttgctgccaAACCATCCTTGATTTTAACCATCGCTGTTAACATTTTGGGGGGTGGCCTTACCCGCGCGAAGGAACGGGAAGTTCCGGATTCTCGGTTTATGAATAATCAATacgaatattttattttacggttttttttcaaaaattcttCGAAACTTTTTTGTGGTTGGTAATAAATTTGGGTAATCACCAATCAGCATACAACTGGCTGAGCTCCAGAGTCCCCATTCCAAAAGCCCCATCTATTTCACCACATTGCGGCTTTCACCAAACTGTCGTTTACGTTAGGGACATGTGTGTTAAGCTGATCGTACACAGATGGAAAGAAATGTGATCCAATCCATGATTTCTGTACAATTTTTTTCCGTTGAAACGAAAGATAAAACGAAGCATTTTATTGGGGAAGATCAGCTTTTTTATCCTCCAGGAGATAAAGGATGGAAAGGAAATGGGACACAAAGAGGATGCTGAGCTGATCCTTAAGTATGACCCAAACCGGCTGGATAATTTATTGAACCGAGTAGACAGAGCTCGGCAAAAAGGAGTCCAGAAGAaagtcaaaaaaaaacgccacggCAACGACAACGGCACTTCATGGTCAGGCCGTTGCATCGACTGTTGCAACGGTGTCATCCAGTGTCCCGTGAAGCGAGCTATTGCTTAATCGCATCTTGAACCACTCTCGCCTGCAGGTGTCCCTCGCTCACCCAccgcctttttttctcccccagcTGCTGGTGAGGATCTTTTCGCACCCTGCGTTTCAAGGTTAGTGCAGCGTTCAAAGGGCAAATAACCGttgtcggttggttggtgcggGCTGCGTGCACTCGCATGGTGAACAAAAGCGCAAGTATCGATGCACTTGACGTGcatcaccacaccaccgtCGCCCAGCCTTTACCTGACCAGCATCATCAACGACTGGTTAGGAATATTGGCCTTGCGCAGGCTGTAATCAACGCCACCCCGACATGCATTAGAATGAAATGTGTTCCGGGCGAGAGAAACCAGTCCTTGAGGTGCAGAGCCGGTGAGGCAAGATAGCTTAGCGTTACACCTAATCTCTTAATGATCGGTACCGTCCCACACGGTAAGGGGACAGAGGGATGCTGGACCGCACCGCTAGTAGAGGTATCCCTTGCTCCCCTTTCCCCCTCCCCACGGGTGTAAAGCCATCATAACCGCGAGTGATCATATTGTTGATCGTGATCGATCGATGGCGTAAAAAGTGAACACCATATTGCTGTATTCATTTCTCTCCAGGCGCTATTTTGCTGCTTTGCGTatcgaagaaaacaaaaaacctctaATTACATATGAATGTAGCTTTTTTCCTTGGTAAGTGGCATTGCAAGAAGTGATTAAGAGTGCAGGCGGTTACGAGGCAAGACAAGCGAGCCTTAAGAACTAATGACATATTCTGGGTCGAGGTTTTAGGAAATATGAAACAGGGGTGTACTTATCTACCGAGCTAAGCGGACTTCCTTTTTGAAGTGTACTAATAGGTAAGCGTTAGGCTAGAATCTCAAATAAAGCTGTGGAAAAAACACCCACTATTTCAACTGATTTATATCAATAGAAAAGAGGATAATCTGAGGGCTCACAAAGAGCTATCTCCAAGCGGGCAACAAATTGCAGGAGGTCCTTGACGAGATTCTAGAAGCAACGCCATACACGTGCGCCTCAATAATAGCCATTATCTAACCCTTGTGCACCGACGGTCTGCTGCGCACGATCAGGGAAGTTCAAGAACTGTGACCACAAGCGGCGAGTGATGTACGATCAAACAGCTTCCCGCTTAGCTCACACTCCCCGGCTCTATACACAGTTCCATGAGCGTTAGTGGCTAGTAACACTTACCTTTATTCCTTCACCTTGTGCGCTGCTGTCTGGACAGGATGGGATCACCGTATTCCACCGGCTTGGGTACCAGCACAGGGCGGAGCAACGCTATTGGAAAGAGTTATGTGACGTCTTAATCTTTCCTTAACCTTTTTTACATTCACAGCATTCCGCAGGTCTAGTCACCAAACATCTCGCACGCACTCACTCGAACGAACAGACGGGCGCTGGACAGCTGCGAGTTATTCTGCAAAAAGCACAgactacgacgacgacgacacttTGCTCACACTGGCCTATCTTTTGCCTAGCTAGTAGGAACAACAGGGTTCGTCTCTTGCTCTCGCTTGCCTAGCAGCTTCGACGGTCGGACGAAACGCCTCTGTCCAGTTTGCCGGTTGAACCACGAATGAACGATCAGTTGCGATCACACCGGTTTCGCGCGACTACGAACGACGACTTGAACGGGTGTGTGGACAATGGGGTGTGTTTGATCGCACACACCAcaaacaacgaaacgaaacacaaacacaaacaaccgCGGACTAGCTAACCGCACGTTCTGTACTGTGCGCGTGGTTTGCTGAGCTAGCCCGCGAAATAGTTGCATGCTGTTCCGCGTGATGCAATATTTTCGGACAGATGAACTATTTGTCAACGACCCCCCTGTCCGAAATGTGCTTTCCTAATCACATTTTCAGCGGTTACCAACGGTTGCCAAGAAAGGTTGCTAAcggcgttgtttttctttttttcaacaGCTCAGCACTTGGCGAAGAGAAAGTTCTACCGCAACTGCAGAGCGAACCCTTTGTTTCCGTTTCATCCTAGGCAGGAAGGCAGGAAGCACGGTGCCGGGTTGTGTTTGATAAACAAGCTACTTCGGGTATTTAAAAGTGTAGACGCAAGTACTTGCTGCATGCGACATAAAACAAACTCACAATCTAACATCGTGGAAGAACTTTGATGGGGCCATCAAAGTAACACTTATTCGCCTTCACTCGTAACAAAAAACCGGAATCTCGATTATCACGagaattttgcagaaaaaaaaccggcccGAATAGTAACTTTGGAAACCGAAAGCGATTTCCCAGACCGGTCCAGTGTGAATGAACTAGAGTGAGCAGATAACTTACGGTGACTATTAGAATAAACGGTTTgcgaatatttaaattatgtaGCAGCGTATTAGCAGCTTGCACAgcaacaccaaaaaacaatCCGCTCACTGCTTCATCGTTGCTGGCAACACTGCTCCAGTTAAACGTCAAACTTGCAAATGCggacaatattttcataacaaACTTTGACAAGTGCACCAGCGCTTTGTTGACGGTTTTGGCAAAAAAACGTGCCGCACGTTTCGGAAAGTCCTGCACGATGGTTAATCCAGCTGGAAGGAAGAgtgtagttgcgaaaaaagggaatttgGTGAAAATCGGTAGCGTATCGGTTCAGCTCCAACCAACGTACGtcagggttttgtttttgtaacagTGCGTTTGCTTTTCGTTTTAGAAACTGCGTGGAACCATGATGACTCTACCGTTCCAACGGCGACGAGTGAAAAACTTGTTGAAGATGGCCCTGCTACCCAAACGCGCGCTATGGTAGAGGAAGTGTGCCAGCAGCAAGCCATTCCGAGTGATTTGGAATTACAGCTCCAAGAGTACTTCAAGGACCGGCCGTTAGTGAAACCGCTGCCACCAGCAGAAGCGAGCACGGTAGACATCGATCTGGCCGATCCGGACGAAGAAACATGGATCATTCAAGTGCCCGCCACCGTGAACGTTCAGCTCGACCTGATTGGGAAGAAGCTTAATCTAGACGCTTCCCGTACGACGATCAAAAACTGCTCCGTCCCGCTCGAATCGCACGTTCAGATGAACAGTGACGAGCGTGTGATCGGTTTGCTTGCAGGATCGCGCGTTAAATCGTTCGTTCCGACCGGTTTTATACGCATCAGTCAGGCACTTTCGGCGCTGGACGTACCGGATGCCGCCTTGAAGGCGAGCAACCCGAACCACATTAGTGTACCGTACCCGGAGGACATCCGCGAACGCCATCCTCTGCTCGGATACGATTTTAACGAACTCATCGCTTTACCGAAACGTGTGCAGAAGCAACTGTCCTTTGCCCGACAGAAAGCCGCACTGATGTACCAAACCGTTGACAAATCGTCGAAGAAAAAGGCCAAAACGGTTATGGGGAACACGGTGGACGTGCCTCGCCCGGCTACGAGCGAGCAGCAAAACGTCGTAACACCGGTCAAGAGAGAACAACCGGTAACTGAATCTGCACCAAAATCAGCAAGCAAACGGAAACGTTCAGCCGGGGTACCGACGGAGGAAAAGGAAGTGCAAATGGTATCAGCGATAAAGCAGGAACCTTTGTCGCCGAAGCGgaagaagagcaaaaaggCCGACAGCAACGAGGAAGGTTTCGTGCAAACGGCAAGCGTTAAAAAGGAGGTATCGGTAGAGGACGATATTTCCTGGCTGCTTAACATCTAGCAGCTTCCAATAAATGTCAATCATTCGGACGCTTTCGTTCGTGCTCTCTATGCTGATTCTTTCCGAAAGGCGACACGGCGCGACATTTTCGCACATACGCGGAgaattttagttttatttcccGACCACAGCTGTCACCGGGCACCCGTGTTAGATTGTGCTTCGTTCTGGTTTAACTCCCTGGAATGCTGGcggatggagaagaaaaaaaaaacaatacggTGATGCATTTAGCGAGCGGAACTACGCACACGTCCTTCCATTCTCGCCCGTCCTGTTCCAAACCCCATCACACACGCTCGTACGCGCCTACACTTGATTaatatgtatatgtatttTGATTCTCTACCTCGGTCCCAACTCACCATTTAACGATTCAGAGGTGCCATGTTTGTGCAAGCCGATAAAATCA from Anopheles stephensi strain Indian chromosome 2, UCI_ANSTEP_V1.0, whole genome shotgun sequence includes the following:
- the LOC118507887 gene encoding uncharacterized protein LOC118507887 produces the protein MVNPAGRKSVVAKKGNLVKIETAWNHDDSTVPTATSEKLVEDGPATQTRAMVEEVCQQQAIPSDLELQLQEYFKDRPLVKPLPPAEASTVDIDLADPDEETWIIQVPATVNVQLDLIGKKLNLDASRTTIKNCSVPLESHVQMNSDERVIGLLAGSRVKSFVPTGFIRISQALSALDVPDAALKASNPNHISVPYPEDIRERHPLLGYDFNELIALPKRVQKQLSFARQKAALMYQTVDKSSKKKAKTVMGNTVDVPRPATSEQQNVVTPVKREQPVTESAPKSASKRKRSAGVPTEEKEVQMVSAIKQEPLSPKRKKSKKADSNEEGFVQTASVKKEVSVEDDISWLLNI